From Brucella pseudogrignonensis, a single genomic window includes:
- the tsaB gene encoding tRNA (adenosine(37)-N6)-threonylcarbamoyltransferase complex dimerization subunit type 1 TsaB, giving the protein MKILALDTASSWCAAAIYDSGTDRLLAEVSENIGKGHAEVLMDYIGRVTVDAGIAMTDLDRVAVNIGPGSFTGVRIGVSAARGFALALSRPAIGVSAFDALASEVTISHPGKPVLVLLEAHRGEIYAQSFDATGSSVNSPLVIPRDEALALIEQQSSETVLAGSAADTLNEALAGTFSTARVEPTARIGTYAKLAALREPGEAPKPLYMRGPDVKPQTGFALPRKAGGE; this is encoded by the coding sequence ATGAAGATACTTGCCCTTGATACCGCTTCCTCCTGGTGTGCTGCCGCAATTTATGATTCCGGCACCGATAGGCTTCTCGCTGAAGTCAGCGAGAATATTGGCAAAGGACATGCCGAAGTCCTGATGGACTATATCGGGCGCGTGACAGTGGATGCCGGAATTGCCATGACCGATCTTGATCGCGTGGCCGTCAATATTGGCCCAGGTTCGTTTACCGGTGTGCGGATTGGTGTTTCGGCAGCGCGTGGTTTCGCGCTGGCGCTTTCGCGTCCGGCAATCGGAGTTAGTGCATTCGATGCGCTTGCATCGGAAGTGACGATCAGTCATCCGGGAAAGCCGGTTCTGGTGCTGCTTGAAGCCCATCGTGGCGAAATCTATGCGCAGAGCTTTGATGCCACGGGTTCGTCTGTCAACAGCCCATTGGTAATCCCACGCGATGAAGCGCTGGCGCTTATTGAGCAGCAATCTTCAGAGACGGTGCTGGCAGGCTCTGCCGCAGATACACTCAATGAAGCGCTGGCGGGAACATTCAGCACCGCACGTGTTGAACCAACCGCACGGATCGGCACTTATGCAAAGCTTGCAGCATTGCGCGAACCGGGCGAAGCACCAAAGCCGCTATACATGCGCGGACCTGATGTGAAGCCGCAGACTGGTTTTGCGCTGCCACGTAAGGCAGGTGGAGAATAA